The following coding sequences lie in one Myxococcus xanthus genomic window:
- a CDS encoding peptidase MA family metallohydrolase → MSRHALKHSSGFGALVAAMAVGLLCVPQAAWAQSSSLKDEVKERLGRVETELDDWDVPGARRELSEVEKLLPADVEPLKYFQGRVAFEEGRYDDAVVLLEGANIEDKPGSYLRLAKDTRAIVKDHERAESEHFIFQYPKGKEAVLVPYALETLEGIHRAMKEDLGWTPPGGKIRVEVVSNARELARVSTLTEKQIGTTGTIAICKFNKLMVTSPKAVARGYDWQDTLAHEYIHLVISQMSRNTVPIWLHEGLAKFLESRWRGKAGLAMTPSTQALLGKRVKADTLIPFEKMHPSIALLPTAEDAATAFAEVFYAIDYVHSVKGTAGLRAIIQELKAGQKDRKAVETAMGMPFALFEKSWLAHIKKQPFPTELLPREDRVVLKENAKGKVKDESEKKGREISFGDFQEVTEVPARKFAHLGELLRERNRVKAAAEEYAKAHKLVGDKYESVSNKYALALLELRRLDEAEGVLRGSLRVHPGSPSTNVHLGRILLYRKDYPKAKTAYLEALASDPFDPEIHLALTRIHGSMGETALADRARQASALLTGLKVEEVDRVAQQFLRDESGLSEMNVSGTPDAEAPKEAQPEKPDAGN, encoded by the coding sequence GTGAGCCGCCACGCGCTGAAGCATTCCTCCGGATTCGGGGCCCTCGTCGCGGCGATGGCCGTGGGGCTCCTCTGCGTGCCTCAGGCGGCGTGGGCCCAGTCCAGCTCGCTCAAGGACGAGGTGAAGGAGCGGCTGGGCCGCGTGGAGACGGAGCTGGACGACTGGGACGTGCCTGGCGCCCGGCGCGAGCTGTCCGAGGTGGAGAAGCTCCTCCCCGCCGACGTGGAGCCGCTGAAGTACTTCCAGGGCCGGGTGGCTTTCGAGGAAGGCCGCTACGACGACGCGGTGGTGCTCCTGGAGGGCGCCAACATCGAGGACAAGCCGGGCAGCTACCTGCGGCTGGCCAAGGACACGCGCGCCATCGTCAAGGACCACGAGCGCGCGGAGAGCGAGCACTTCATCTTCCAGTACCCCAAGGGGAAGGAAGCGGTGCTGGTGCCCTATGCGCTGGAGACGCTGGAGGGCATCCACCGGGCGATGAAGGAGGACCTCGGCTGGACGCCGCCGGGCGGCAAGATTCGCGTGGAGGTGGTGAGCAACGCGCGCGAGCTGGCGCGGGTGAGCACGCTGACGGAGAAGCAGATTGGCACCACGGGCACCATCGCCATCTGCAAGTTCAACAAGCTGATGGTGACCAGCCCCAAGGCGGTGGCGCGCGGCTACGACTGGCAGGACACGCTGGCGCACGAGTACATCCATCTGGTCATCAGCCAGATGAGCCGCAACACGGTGCCCATCTGGTTGCATGAGGGACTGGCCAAGTTCCTGGAGTCGCGCTGGCGCGGCAAGGCGGGCCTGGCGATGACGCCGTCCACCCAGGCGCTGCTGGGCAAGCGGGTGAAGGCGGACACGCTCATCCCATTCGAGAAGATGCACCCCTCCATCGCGCTGCTGCCCACGGCGGAGGACGCGGCCACCGCGTTCGCGGAGGTGTTCTACGCCATCGACTACGTGCACAGCGTCAAGGGCACGGCGGGTCTGCGCGCCATCATCCAGGAGCTGAAGGCCGGGCAGAAGGACCGCAAGGCGGTGGAGACGGCCATGGGGATGCCCTTCGCCCTCTTCGAGAAGTCCTGGCTGGCGCACATCAAGAAGCAGCCCTTCCCCACCGAGCTCCTGCCGCGCGAGGACCGCGTGGTCCTGAAGGAGAACGCCAAGGGCAAGGTGAAGGACGAGAGCGAGAAGAAGGGGCGTGAAATCTCCTTTGGCGACTTCCAGGAGGTGACGGAGGTGCCGGCGCGCAAGTTCGCGCACCTGGGCGAGCTCTTGCGCGAGCGCAACCGCGTTAAGGCCGCGGCGGAGGAGTACGCCAAGGCGCACAAGCTGGTGGGCGACAAGTACGAATCCGTGTCCAACAAGTACGCGCTGGCGCTGCTGGAGCTGCGGCGGCTGGACGAGGCGGAGGGCGTGCTGCGCGGCAGCCTGCGTGTGCACCCGGGCTCACCGTCGACGAACGTCCACCTGGGCCGCATCCTGCTGTACCGGAAGGACTACCCGAAGGCGAAGACGGCCTACCTGGAGGCGCTGGCGTCGGACCCGTTCGACCCGGAAATCCACCTGGCCCTGACGCGCATCCACGGCTCCATGGGTGAGACGGCGCTGGCGGACCGCGCGCGGCAGGCGAGCGCGCTGCTCACGGGACTCAAGGTCGAAGAGGTGGACCGCGTGGCGCAGCAGTTCCTGCGTGACGAGAGCGGGCTGTCGGAGATGAACGTGTCGGGCACGCCGGACGCGGAGGCACCGAAGGAAGCGCAGCCCGAGAAGCCGGACGCGGGGAACTGA
- a CDS encoding DUF4175 family protein — protein sequence MNLDTPQTPGPELPPPPPPPPSPSASQARPPLEAPGVEALLATVQGRQRRYLWLQGVMLGVATVALLLVAGGFLALVAPRAGASLLWTALPVGVAVTCVFGLWLARRRVGDDVLTARMVGEKRPELSLDVLAAVELMREPDAPGSGSPALASAFLREMDARARTVDVRTVVDSRPVRHVALGAGGALLALLVLMVALGDRWSAGMARIREVAASPKAQAQVEPITGDIELTYRYPAYTGLAPRTVPGTNGEISAPAGTEILLKTRSDRPVERAELVVNGQALPLTVTGNRDLEGSFVTKQSGHYRFAFYGARDKALAVGPDIALTVEADKAPEVSLLTPTVELEIDPGDQVALKYEASDDYGLSGMALVFRAPGAQQETRVPLPREDGRRHRGTYSWSLDNLKLDPGDRITYYVEAQDNDAVEGPKKGVSRTQVLRVYSAAEHRRAALEKAEQLWGRMVDHLADRLEGPERAKQKDPQAITAGATVDTSGESLVADMKTLAQELARERDVPTELVSALSNISESLGSHIRGTAELRRLYLRTQRARGEDWGTGNRLTAVVNEEITELEKDILYLESLLDRQKLEALQEMARQLSNERRELANLIEQYKSNPDEAARQAVMEQIQQLKSRIQELMQRMAEMRKGIRDEHLNAEALSEMMKDQDLRSALDDVEKLMREGKADEALAKLQELGMQMDEMLENLDQASDEFGGEQHPELAEKFGKFMEELQGTVQEQQRVADQTKQLRDQARSQNRERLSEKGEAIKDSLMRKVQQAQEDYKALEPSQLNSRAARPLEEAQAELQNVENALKVNDYDLAAEAAARAEDAARQLAMMGEQQRHLDEMFGNPEEVVKQSTELAQRLNRDARNVSEVNRQLQSLFPPPGSQLSQQEKQQLQQLGEQQSQLEERAQGLRQQMDEMQQMAPIFGEEATQQMEGAGQRMGEAARRMQGKDPGRGYGEQQAALEGLRQFQQQMQEGQRGGKGGLPLPMGMGRRQQGNGRDPKQKVELPDEDAFQAPKEFRKDLLDAMKQGAPEKYREQVKRYYEELVK from the coding sequence GTGAACCTCGACACACCGCAGACACCAGGCCCCGAGCTCCCGCCTCCGCCCCCTCCCCCTCCGTCACCTTCCGCGTCACAAGCCCGCCCTCCCCTGGAAGCCCCGGGCGTGGAGGCGTTGCTCGCCACCGTCCAGGGCCGCCAGCGCCGGTACCTGTGGCTCCAGGGCGTCATGCTGGGCGTGGCCACCGTGGCGCTGCTGCTGGTGGCCGGCGGCTTCCTGGCGCTGGTGGCGCCGCGCGCGGGCGCGTCCCTGCTGTGGACGGCGCTGCCGGTGGGCGTGGCCGTGACGTGCGTCTTCGGCCTGTGGCTGGCGCGCCGCCGCGTGGGAGACGACGTCCTCACCGCGCGCATGGTGGGCGAAAAGCGCCCGGAACTGTCGCTGGACGTGCTGGCCGCGGTGGAGCTGATGCGCGAGCCGGACGCGCCGGGCAGCGGCTCTCCGGCGCTCGCGAGCGCCTTCCTGCGGGAGATGGACGCGCGGGCGCGCACGGTGGATGTCCGCACCGTGGTGGACAGCCGCCCGGTGCGTCACGTGGCCCTGGGCGCGGGTGGCGCGCTGCTGGCCCTGCTGGTGCTGATGGTCGCGCTCGGTGACCGCTGGTCCGCCGGCATGGCGCGCATCCGCGAAGTGGCGGCGAGCCCCAAGGCCCAGGCGCAGGTGGAGCCCATCACCGGCGACATCGAGCTGACGTACCGCTACCCCGCGTACACGGGGCTGGCCCCGCGCACGGTGCCCGGAACGAACGGTGAAATCAGCGCGCCGGCGGGGACGGAAATCCTGCTGAAGACGCGCTCGGACCGTCCGGTGGAGCGCGCGGAGCTGGTGGTCAACGGCCAGGCGCTGCCGCTGACGGTGACGGGCAACCGGGACCTGGAGGGCAGCTTCGTCACGAAGCAGTCCGGCCACTACCGCTTCGCCTTCTACGGCGCGCGGGACAAGGCGCTCGCGGTGGGGCCGGACATCGCCCTCACCGTGGAGGCGGACAAGGCGCCCGAGGTGTCGCTGCTCACGCCCACGGTGGAGCTGGAGATCGACCCGGGCGACCAGGTGGCGCTCAAGTACGAGGCGTCGGATGACTACGGGCTGTCCGGCATGGCGCTCGTGTTCCGCGCGCCCGGCGCCCAGCAGGAGACGCGCGTGCCGCTGCCGCGCGAGGACGGACGGCGCCACCGGGGCACGTACTCGTGGAGCCTGGACAACCTCAAGCTCGACCCGGGTGACCGGATTACCTACTACGTGGAGGCGCAGGACAACGACGCGGTGGAGGGCCCCAAGAAGGGCGTCAGCCGCACGCAGGTGCTGCGCGTGTACTCCGCGGCCGAGCACCGCCGCGCAGCGCTGGAGAAGGCGGAGCAGCTGTGGGGCCGGATGGTGGACCACCTCGCGGACCGGCTGGAAGGCCCGGAGCGCGCGAAGCAGAAGGACCCGCAGGCCATCACCGCCGGGGCCACGGTGGACACCAGCGGGGAGAGCCTCGTCGCCGACATGAAGACGCTGGCGCAGGAGCTGGCGCGCGAGCGCGACGTGCCCACCGAGCTGGTCTCCGCGCTGAGCAACATCTCCGAGTCCCTGGGCAGCCACATCCGCGGCACCGCGGAGCTGCGCCGGCTCTACCTGCGCACCCAGCGCGCCCGCGGCGAGGACTGGGGCACGGGCAACCGCCTCACCGCCGTGGTCAACGAGGAGATTACGGAGCTGGAGAAGGACATCCTCTACCTGGAGTCACTGCTGGACCGGCAGAAGCTGGAGGCGCTCCAGGAGATGGCCAGGCAGCTATCCAACGAGCGGCGCGAGCTGGCGAACCTCATCGAGCAGTACAAGTCCAACCCGGACGAGGCCGCGCGCCAGGCGGTGATGGAGCAGATTCAGCAGCTCAAGTCCCGCATCCAGGAGCTGATGCAGCGCATGGCGGAGATGCGCAAGGGCATCCGCGACGAGCACCTCAACGCCGAGGCCCTGTCCGAGATGATGAAGGACCAGGACCTGCGCAGCGCGCTCGACGACGTGGAGAAGCTGATGCGCGAGGGCAAGGCGGACGAAGCCCTGGCGAAGCTCCAGGAATTGGGCATGCAGATGGATGAGATGCTCGAGAACCTGGACCAGGCGAGCGACGAGTTCGGCGGCGAGCAGCACCCCGAGCTGGCGGAGAAGTTCGGCAAGTTCATGGAGGAGCTGCAGGGCACCGTGCAGGAGCAGCAGCGCGTCGCGGACCAGACGAAGCAGCTTCGCGACCAGGCCCGCTCACAAAACCGCGAGCGGCTGTCGGAGAAGGGCGAGGCCATCAAGGACAGCCTGATGCGCAAGGTGCAGCAGGCGCAAGAGGACTACAAGGCGCTGGAGCCCAGCCAGCTCAACAGCCGCGCCGCGCGTCCGCTGGAGGAGGCCCAGGCGGAGCTCCAGAACGTGGAGAACGCGCTGAAGGTGAACGACTACGACCTGGCGGCGGAGGCGGCGGCGCGGGCGGAGGACGCGGCCCGGCAACTGGCGATGATGGGCGAGCAGCAGCGCCACCTGGATGAGATGTTCGGCAACCCGGAAGAGGTGGTGAAGCAGTCCACGGAGCTGGCGCAGCGCCTCAACCGCGACGCGCGCAACGTGTCGGAGGTGAACCGGCAGCTCCAGTCGCTCTTCCCGCCTCCGGGCTCGCAGCTGTCGCAGCAGGAGAAGCAGCAGCTCCAGCAACTGGGCGAACAGCAGTCGCAGTTGGAGGAGCGCGCGCAGGGCCTGCGTCAGCAGATGGATGAGATGCAGCAGATGGCGCCCATCTTCGGCGAGGAGGCCACGCAGCAGATGGAGGGCGCCGGCCAGCGCATGGGTGAGGCCGCCCGGCGGATGCAGGGCAAGGACCCGGGCCGTGGCTACGGCGAGCAGCAGGCGGCGCTGGAAGGGCTGCGCCAGTTCCAGCAACAGATGCAGGAAGGCCAGCGCGGCGGCAAGGGCGGGCTCCCGCTGCCCATGGGCATGGGCCGCCGCCAGCAGGGCAACGGGAGAGACCCGAAGCAGAAGGTGGAGCTGCCGGACGAGGATGCCTTCCAGGCGCCGAAGGAGTTCCGCAAGGACCTGCTGGACGCGATGAAGCAGGGGGCTCCGGAGAAGTACCGGGAGCAGGTGAAGCGCTACTACGAGGAGCTGGTGAAGTGA
- a CDS encoding MarR family winged helix-turn-helix transcriptional regulator has protein sequence MTAEESPKGPAEDPLGPHEGERTYKGPPLGEVLEFMRLLWAVDHGLQSTSKRMESTLGLTGPQRLVIRLVGRFPDITAGMLAQILHVHPSTLTGVLKRLEKRGLLERKSDPLDGRKALFSLTDEGRALDIPSEGTVESSVQRVLSRLSRSNIVATQEVLTALARELGGVPMPEVEYDEAGARKQVVR, from the coding sequence GTGACAGCAGAAGAATCCCCGAAGGGACCGGCAGAAGATCCGCTGGGACCCCACGAAGGCGAGCGGACCTACAAAGGGCCGCCCCTTGGTGAAGTGCTCGAATTCATGCGACTGCTCTGGGCCGTGGACCACGGGCTCCAGTCCACATCGAAGCGCATGGAGTCCACGCTGGGACTCACGGGTCCACAGCGCCTGGTCATCCGCCTGGTGGGGCGCTTCCCCGACATCACCGCGGGCATGCTCGCGCAGATCCTCCACGTCCATCCCAGCACCCTGACGGGCGTGCTCAAGCGCCTGGAGAAGCGGGGCCTGCTGGAGCGCAAGTCCGATCCTCTCGACGGGCGCAAGGCGCTGTTCTCCCTGACGGACGAGGGGCGCGCGCTCGATATCCCCTCCGAGGGCACGGTGGAGTCGTCGGTGCAGCGCGTGCTGTCGCGCCTTTCGCGGTCCAACATCGTCGCGACGCAGGAAGTGCTCACCGCGCTGGCCCGGGAGCTGGGCGGCGTTCCCATGCCTGAAGTCGAGTACGACGAGGCGGGCGCCCGCAAGCAAGTCGTCCGATGA
- a CDS encoding ADP-ribosyltransferase domain-containing protein, translating to MKTGDAERVKLASVFDDGFTVANINGLSDEGKVSLYKYTQEKFKPYNGQVLFPLAKNGAGPTSQALRNNLDGIAVTRAALNELPKFQGTVFRGDSKQYYDAYTKDAVITRDAFTSTAKNPDAKFDGDAILEIRTKTGRDIQGASLKPGEEEVLIPPGATFKVLDRDDTGSILRLTLEEL from the coding sequence GTGAAGACGGGTGACGCGGAGCGCGTCAAGCTGGCCAGCGTGTTCGACGACGGCTTCACCGTGGCGAACATCAACGGGCTCTCCGACGAGGGCAAGGTCTCCCTCTACAAATACACACAAGAGAAGTTCAAGCCGTACAACGGCCAGGTCCTCTTCCCGCTGGCAAAGAATGGCGCCGGCCCCACGTCCCAGGCGCTGCGCAACAACCTGGATGGCATTGCCGTCACCCGCGCGGCCCTCAACGAACTGCCGAAGTTCCAGGGCACCGTGTTCCGCGGCGACAGCAAGCAGTACTACGACGCCTACACGAAGGACGCCGTCATCACCCGGGATGCCTTCACCAGCACGGCGAAGAACCCGGACGCGAAGTTCGATGGCGACGCCATCCTCGAAATCCGGACCAAGACGGGCCGCGACATCCAGGGCGCCTCACTCAAGCCGGGTGAGGAGGAGGTGCTCATCCCGCCCGGTGCCACCTTCAAGGTCCTGGACCGGGACGACACGGGCTCCATCCTCCGGCTCACGCTCGAGGAGCTCTGA
- a CDS encoding dipeptidase, whose protein sequence is MNRRLTNLLTALPVTAALVAPPVLACTSMLVSKGATADGATFITYAADAHELYGELYFTPARRHAPGAMRDIIEWDTGKFLGRIPQPAATYSVVGNMNEHQLSIGESTFGGREELEGPAGIIDYGSLMYIALERAKTAREAIQVMTTLVAEHGYASTGESFSIADPKEAWLLEMIGKGKGEKGAVWVARKLPDGYLSAHANQSRIGTFPQNEKQTTFYSPDVISFARAKGWFKGADKDFNFAETYNPIDFGGQRFSEARVWSIFRRAAPSMKLGAEYADGAAPQKRLPLWVKPDKKLSVQDTMALMRDHFTGTPLDMTKDVGAGPYAAPYRWRPMTWELDGKQYVHERAISTQQTGFSFVAQMRDWLPAPIGGVLWFGVDDTFTTVYTPMYAGIRQVPRNFAQGVASRGEFSWDSSFWVFNWVSNQAYGRWSDMVNDVQKEQGALEGQFLADQADIEKRAQEQFKRSPEEARQYLTDYSLQQGEKVHTRWRKLGETLLVKYIDGNVRDEMGKVNHPKFQEAWYRRIVQENGKALQMPAKPAEPAAAPAPAPAPAQKPAPKPTVAPAP, encoded by the coding sequence GCCTGCACCAGCATGCTGGTCTCCAAGGGAGCCACGGCGGATGGAGCCACCTTCATCACCTACGCCGCGGACGCGCACGAGCTGTACGGCGAGCTGTACTTCACGCCCGCGCGCCGCCACGCGCCGGGCGCCATGCGCGACATCATCGAGTGGGACACCGGCAAGTTCCTGGGCCGCATCCCCCAGCCCGCCGCGACGTATTCGGTGGTGGGAAACATGAACGAGCACCAGCTCTCCATCGGCGAGTCCACGTTCGGCGGCCGCGAGGAGTTGGAGGGGCCCGCGGGCATCATCGACTACGGCTCGCTCATGTACATCGCGCTGGAGCGCGCGAAGACGGCGCGCGAGGCCATCCAGGTCATGACCACCCTGGTCGCCGAGCACGGCTATGCCTCCACCGGTGAGTCGTTCTCCATCGCCGACCCGAAGGAGGCCTGGCTGCTGGAGATGATTGGCAAGGGCAAGGGCGAGAAGGGCGCGGTGTGGGTGGCCCGCAAGCTGCCCGACGGGTACCTCTCCGCGCACGCCAACCAGTCGCGCATCGGCACGTTCCCGCAGAACGAGAAGCAGACGACGTTCTACTCGCCGGACGTCATCTCCTTCGCCCGGGCGAAGGGCTGGTTCAAGGGCGCGGACAAGGACTTCAACTTCGCGGAGACGTACAACCCCATCGACTTCGGCGGGCAGCGGTTCTCCGAGGCGCGCGTGTGGAGCATCTTCCGGCGCGCGGCGCCGTCGATGAAGCTGGGCGCGGAGTACGCGGACGGCGCGGCGCCCCAGAAGCGGCTGCCGCTGTGGGTGAAGCCGGACAAGAAGCTGTCCGTGCAGGACACCATGGCGCTGATGCGGGACCACTTCACGGGCACGCCGCTGGACATGACGAAGGACGTGGGCGCGGGCCCCTACGCGGCGCCGTACCGCTGGCGGCCAATGACGTGGGAACTGGACGGCAAGCAGTACGTCCACGAGCGCGCCATCTCCACGCAGCAGACGGGCTTCTCCTTCGTCGCGCAGATGCGGGACTGGCTGCCGGCGCCCATTGGCGGCGTGCTCTGGTTCGGCGTGGACGACACCTTCACCACCGTCTACACGCCCATGTACGCCGGAATCCGGCAGGTGCCGCGCAACTTCGCGCAGGGCGTGGCCAGCCGCGGAGAGTTCTCCTGGGACTCCTCCTTCTGGGTGTTCAACTGGGTGTCGAACCAGGCCTACGGGCGCTGGAGCGACATGGTGAATGACGTTCAGAAGGAGCAGGGCGCACTGGAAGGCCAGTTCCTCGCGGACCAGGCCGACATCGAGAAGCGCGCCCAGGAGCAGTTCAAGCGCAGCCCCGAGGAAGCGCGCCAGTACCTCACCGACTACTCGCTCCAGCAGGGTGAGAAGGTCCACACCCGCTGGCGCAAGCTCGGTGAGACGCTGCTCGTGAAGTACATCGACGGCAACGTGCGCGATGAGATGGGCAAGGTGAACCATCCCAAGTTCCAGGAGGCCTGGTACCGGCGCATCGTCCAGGAGAATGGCAAGGCCCTGCAGATGCCCGCCAAGCCCGCGGAGCCCGCCGCCGCGCCGGCTCCGGCGCCCGCCCCTGCTCAGAAGCCGGCGCCCAAGCCCACCGTGGCTCCCGCGCCGTAA